A single window of Salvia splendens isolate huo1 chromosome 8, SspV2, whole genome shotgun sequence DNA harbors:
- the LOC121745761 gene encoding pre-mRNA-splicing factor ISY1 homolog, producing the protein MARNEEKAQSMLNHFITMKEEEKRPPKQHRPYLASECCDLAEADKLGQQIMHEISRKVAEIQNEGLGEHCIRGLNDEIDKLIQEKVRWERRIVELRGHNYSRYSAKMTDLDGNIVDVPNPSGRGPGYRYFGAAKKLPGVRELFEKPPELRKRPTRYDIYKRIDDDLVPPADLLTRGNAQELIGDPSRRLSAINRRGDGQPQLPLRDKPEGSNPPRDFSGTS; encoded by the coding sequence ATGGCTCGGAACGAAGAGAAAGCGCAGTCCATGCTGAATCATTTCATCACCATGAAAGAGGAGGAGAAGAGGCCACCAAAGCAACACCGCCCTTACCTGGCATCGGAGTGCTGCGATCTGGCGGAGGCCGACAAGTTGGGCCAGCAAATCATGCACGAAATCAGCCGGAAAGTCGCTGAGATCCAGAACGAAGGCCTTGGAGAGCACTGCATCAGGGGCCTGAACGACGAGATCGACAAGCTTATCCAAGAGAAGGTGCGTTGGGAGCGCCGCATCGTGGAGCTGAGAGGACACAATTACTCGAGGTACTCCGCGAAGATGACTGATTTGGATGGCAACATCGTCGACGTGCCCAACCCTAGCGGCAGGGGTCCCGGTTATAGGTACTTTGGCGCCGCCAAGAAGCTGCCTGGTGTTCGGGAGTTATTTGAGAAGCCTCCTGAACTGAGGAAAAGGCCCACAAGGTATGATATATACAAGAGGATCGATGACGACCTAGTTCCGCCAGCCGACCTCCTCACCAGAGGCAACGCTCAGGAATTGATCGGAGATCCGTCGCGTCGATTGTCGGCCATCAACCGCCGCGGAGATGGCCAACCGCAGCTGCCCCTGCGCGATAAACCGGAGGGCAGCAATCCGCCGCGTGACTTTTCGGGGACGAGCTAG
- the LOC121745762 gene encoding uncharacterized protein LOC121745762 codes for MEEGSRTTMFLSSCRKNLVVQFLLKHSIDGVLTRGAVMEAAEEYGISRKTVYKLWNKAKQQMQRGEPTIMEGKVKGYHHSDKFSLDEEKVRALSTLERSSIRKMAYKLSVSKSTLGRVQFESMYNVVHIDEKWFYMTKTSDRYYLLPDEVEPYRACKSKSKRKSKNRAKGTLETKPISSVNKSVMRDCIINRIVPAIKAKWPEWASKEIYIQQDNATPHINGVDAEFEAVAKSDGFKIHLICQPPNSPDTNILDLGFFRAIQTLQHEKPCNNVDTLLENVCLPHRDHGRGNNYKVPHINKARLERTVGLPNALDVDEDLVRDVLEYLQQPENNAGCGYDIMALANAFGF; via the exons ATGGAGGAGGGGTCAAGAACAACAATGTTTTTAAGTAGCTGTAGGAAGAACTTGGTGGTGCAGTTCCTACTGAAGCACAGCATCGATGGAGTGCTCACAAGAGGGGCAGTTATGGAGGCAGCAGAGGAGTACGGCATTAGCAGGAAGACAGTTTACAAACTCTGGAACAAAGCAAAACAACAGATGCAAAGGGGGGAACCTACAATCATGGAAGGCAAGGTTAAAGGCTATCATCATTCTGATAAATTCAGTCTAGATGAAGAAAAGGTAAGAGCTTTATCCACACTTGAAAGGTCTTCAATAAGGAAAATGGCTTACAAATTGTCTGTTAGCAAAAGCACATTAG GTAGAGTTCAGTTTGAAAGCATGTACAATGTTGTGCATATTGATGAAAAATGGTTCTATATGACCAAGACATCAGACAGGTATTACCTCCTGCCTGATGAGGTTGAGCCATATAGGGCATGCAAGTCAAAGAG CAAAAGGAAATCCAAGAATAGGGCTAAAGGCACACTTGAGACTAAACCAATTTCTTCAGTGAACAAGAGTGTGATGAGGGACTGCATTATCAACAGG ATTGTACCAGCAATTAAGGCCAAGTGGCCTGAGTGGGCAAGCAAAGAGATCTATATCCAGCAAGACAATGCCACACCCCACATAAATGGTGTGGATGCTGAATTTGAGGCTGTTGCCAAATCAGATGGATTTAAAATCCATCTAATTTGTCAACCACCCAATTCGCCAGACACCAATATTTTAGACCTAGGGTTTTTCAGAGCCATTCAGACATTGCAACATGAGAAACCATGCAATAATGTTGACACATTATTGGAGAATGTGT GCTTGCCTCACAGAGATCATGGTCGTGGGAATAATTACAAGGTCCCTCACATTAACAAGGCCAGGTTGGAAAGAACTGTTGGACTGCCCAATGCACTGGATGTAGATGAAGATCTTGTGAGAGATGTGTTGGAGTACTTACAGCAACCAGAGAACAATGCTGGTTGTGGATATGACATTATGGCTTTGGCTAATGCTTTTGGCTTCTAG